A DNA window from Pseudomonas sp. GD03919 contains the following coding sequences:
- a CDS encoding heavy metal sensor histidine kinase encodes MKPLSLASRLALQITLTGAALVALLIALSYWVLVRQLELRAQEEVTAKLSQIDHGLLEDTKARMGRSWQHALSDTVLGHDNLSITVIGDTAQSAIFNIGRFAHAPQQLDLVSRDGDYLGWTTKDGVQMLTGRKQIQVPGLAPMTLLLSQDRSADQRLVAAFLRSALVIVPMLLILIGLAGWLIAQNGLRPLRKFRVLATKVSTQDLSPRIRSDRLPQELQALAHSLNVMLHRLDDGVQQLSQFSDDVAHELKTPLNNLIGKAQVTLVRERSKEQYREVLESSVEELERMDRIVSDMLFLAQASHASPALKLEQLSLGSEANRVCEYLEVLAEEAGVATTVTGDAIVLGNRLMVQRAISNLLSNALRHSNTGSTVEIKILEKDIDIVSLAVTNHGATIESDHLPHLFDRFYRVNGIQPRGAGLGLAIVRSVMNLHKGHVAVASKDGRTTFELTFPRHA; translated from the coding sequence TTGAAGCCACTCAGCCTCGCATCGCGTCTCGCGCTTCAAATCACACTGACCGGCGCCGCTTTGGTCGCGCTACTGATTGCACTGAGCTACTGGGTACTTGTGCGCCAACTGGAACTGCGCGCCCAGGAGGAGGTGACGGCCAAGCTCTCGCAGATCGATCATGGACTTCTAGAAGACACCAAAGCCCGTATGGGTCGTTCCTGGCAACACGCACTGAGCGATACGGTACTCGGCCATGACAACCTTTCGATTACGGTCATCGGCGATACGGCGCAATCAGCCATTTTCAATATCGGCCGGTTCGCCCATGCGCCGCAGCAGCTGGATCTCGTGAGCAGGGACGGCGACTATCTTGGCTGGACAACGAAGGATGGCGTGCAGATGCTAACCGGGCGCAAGCAAATCCAGGTCCCGGGACTGGCTCCAATGACGCTTTTGCTTTCGCAAGATCGCAGTGCCGATCAACGGCTGGTGGCTGCATTCCTGCGCTCGGCCTTAGTGATCGTGCCGATGCTACTGATATTGATCGGATTGGCTGGATGGCTAATCGCCCAAAATGGTTTGCGACCGCTGCGCAAGTTCCGGGTCTTGGCGACTAAGGTATCGACACAGGACCTATCACCCCGAATCCGCAGCGATCGGCTCCCACAAGAACTCCAGGCATTAGCGCACAGCCTCAACGTAATGCTTCATCGACTCGATGACGGAGTTCAGCAACTGTCACAGTTCTCGGACGATGTGGCCCATGAATTGAAAACTCCGCTGAACAACCTAATAGGCAAGGCGCAAGTGACTTTGGTACGTGAGCGAAGCAAAGAGCAGTATCGTGAAGTACTCGAATCATCCGTTGAAGAACTGGAACGTATGGATCGAATCGTGTCAGACATGCTGTTTCTCGCCCAGGCCAGCCACGCCAGCCCAGCACTGAAACTCGAACAACTATCCCTGGGAAGTGAGGCGAATCGCGTCTGTGAATACCTCGAAGTCCTCGCCGAAGAAGCCGGAGTCGCAACGACGGTAACGGGCGATGCCATAGTTCTAGGAAATCGGCTTATGGTCCAACGGGCCATTTCCAACCTGCTATCCAACGCGTTGCGGCATTCGAATACTGGCAGCACGGTCGAAATTAAGATACTTGAGAAGGACATAGACATCGTCTCGCTGGCTGTCACCAATCATGGCGCGACTATCGAATCGGATCATCTCCCGCACCTGTTCGACCGCTTTTACCGCGTTAACGGCATACAACCTCGTGGGGCAGGATTGGGGCTAGCTATTGTCCGTTCAGTGATGAACCTCCACAAAGGCCACGTGGCCGTCGCCAGCAAAGACGGTCGGACCACATTCGAACTCACCTTTCCTCGGCACGCCTGA
- the cadR gene encoding Cd(II)/Pb(II)-responsive transcriptional regulator, producing the protein MRIGQLAQIAGIDTQTIRFYEQQGLLPPPERQENGYRVYTEKHGEWLAFIRRCRILDLSLTEIRELKSYQDDPRQPCTAVNAMLDDHISHVRSQITALQALEQQLVSLRASCNEGREINACGILTGISEESKQQLYRASSGRKD; encoded by the coding sequence ATGCGCATTGGTCAGTTAGCCCAGATAGCGGGTATCGACACGCAGACGATCCGCTTCTATGAGCAGCAGGGCCTGTTGCCGCCGCCAGAACGGCAGGAGAATGGTTACCGTGTCTATACCGAGAAGCATGGCGAGTGGCTTGCCTTTATCCGCCGCTGCCGAATTCTGGACCTGTCACTGACAGAGATTCGCGAGCTAAAGAGCTATCAGGACGACCCTCGCCAGCCTTGTACCGCCGTCAACGCCATGCTCGATGACCACATCTCTCATGTGCGGTCGCAGATAACTGCTCTGCAAGCGCTTGAGCAACAACTCGTTTCACTGAGGGCGAGTTGCAACGAGGGTCGGGAGATCAATGCCTGCGGCATCCTGACGGGGATCAGCGAGGAGAGCAAACAACAGCTGTATAGGGCTAGCTCAGGCCGTAAGGACTGA
- a CDS encoding cation transporter: protein MSKACGGPCSCDATPAADTDMPVSSEASGEWVSVYAVPKMDCPSEERMIRLALNGFDEIRTLSFDLSNRRLEVVHDGEAEPITAKLATLGLGASLQETVIADPETIKAAESSAVSATQESGTLRVLLGINAIMFVVEMTAGLIAQSTGLIADSLDMFADAAVYGLALYAVGRSAKMQVRAAHLAGVLQLILAIGVLVEVVRRFVFGSEPESLMMMAIAFVALIANTGCLLLISKHREGGAHMKASWIFSANDVVINMGVIAAGALVAWTGSSYPDLIIGTIVGLIVLNGARRILALKG from the coding sequence GTGAGTAAAGCCTGTGGTGGCCCATGTAGCTGCGATGCAACGCCTGCAGCGGATACCGATATGCCGGTCTCCTCCGAAGCGTCAGGGGAATGGGTCAGCGTGTATGCTGTGCCGAAGATGGATTGTCCCTCAGAAGAACGGATGATCCGCTTGGCGCTGAACGGCTTTGATGAGATTCGAACGCTGTCCTTCGACTTGTCGAACCGCCGATTGGAGGTCGTGCATGACGGCGAGGCTGAGCCCATTACCGCGAAACTGGCGACCTTGGGGCTAGGCGCCTCTCTTCAGGAAACCGTCATTGCCGACCCAGAGACGATCAAGGCCGCTGAGAGCTCGGCAGTCTCTGCTACGCAGGAGTCAGGCACTCTGCGCGTGTTGCTCGGTATCAATGCGATCATGTTCGTGGTGGAAATGACTGCTGGCCTGATCGCCCAGTCTACCGGCCTGATCGCTGATTCCCTGGATATGTTTGCCGATGCAGCCGTCTATGGCCTGGCTCTCTATGCCGTAGGGCGCAGTGCGAAAATGCAGGTACGTGCCGCGCATCTGGCAGGGGTACTGCAACTGATTTTGGCTATCGGCGTACTCGTCGAGGTGGTGCGACGCTTTGTTTTCGGTAGTGAGCCTGAATCGCTGATGATGATGGCGATCGCCTTCGTCGCGTTGATCGCCAATACCGGTTGCCTGCTGTTGATATCCAAGCACCGCGAAGGCGGCGCGCATATGAAGGCAAGCTGGATATTCTCGGCCAATGATGTGGTGATCAACATGGGCGTCATCGCCGCCGGTGCCTTGGTCGCCTGGACGGGGTCCAGCTACCCTGACCTGATTATCGGTACCATCGTGGGCCTGATCGTCCTCAACGGCGCTCGGCGCATCCTGGCGCTCA